Proteins encoded in a region of the Streptomyces sp. NBC_00258 genome:
- a CDS encoding MarR family winged helix-turn-helix transcriptional regulator, whose protein sequence is MSVESSTDEATELWLQWLRAHQALRAVILSDVTGQSGIAEQDLTVLIHLSKAGGELRQNALASTISWDRTRLSHLLTRMEGRGLITRTKLTNGVQVTLTALGRDTLEQAMPHLSDAARRHLLDRLGRQDAAALHRILKALCVPR, encoded by the coding sequence ATGAGTGTTGAAAGTTCTACAGATGAGGCGACTGAGCTGTGGCTTCAGTGGCTGCGCGCTCATCAGGCCCTTAGGGCCGTCATCCTGTCCGACGTGACGGGGCAGAGCGGTATCGCGGAGCAGGATTTGACCGTCCTCATCCACCTCAGCAAGGCGGGCGGCGAACTGCGTCAGAACGCCTTGGCCTCCACTATCAGCTGGGATCGCACGCGCTTGTCCCATCTGCTTACGCGCATGGAGGGACGCGGCCTGATCACGCGCACGAAGCTCACCAACGGAGTACAGGTCACCTTGACGGCCCTCGGCCGGGACACACTCGAACAGGCCATGCCGCATCTCTCGGATGCCGCCCGCCGACATCTCCTCGACCGCCTGGGCCGCCAAGACGCGGCAGCTCTGCACCGCATCCTCAAGGCCCTGTGCGTACCCCGCTGA
- a CDS encoding carbon-nitrogen hydrolase family protein — MTTLRMAAAAAEFGRDLEEDFQIAERLIKEARADGIRLLALPEACLGGYLLSLDDSAELDEGPPALPLDGPEIRRLAALAGEMTVVAGYCEAASDTRYNSVVCVSGDGVLGNHRKVHQPLSEDASYSSGDRFRAFDTPVGRIGMMICYDKAFPESARALALDGAQIGVCVSAWPGARTNATANLENDRWKRRFDLFDRARALENQIVWLSANQTGRFGSLRFVGSAKVVDAGGEILADTGVAAGVAIAELDVVQALETARRSMGHLRDRRPETYDLSPGAVTA, encoded by the coding sequence ATGACCACCCTGCGTATGGCGGCTGCGGCCGCCGAGTTCGGCCGCGACCTGGAGGAGGACTTCCAGATCGCCGAGCGGCTGATCAAAGAGGCCCGGGCGGACGGCATACGACTGCTCGCGCTGCCGGAGGCGTGCCTGGGCGGGTACCTGCTCAGCCTCGACGACTCCGCCGAGCTCGACGAGGGTCCGCCCGCACTCCCCCTCGACGGCCCCGAGATCCGCCGACTCGCCGCCCTGGCGGGGGAGATGACGGTCGTCGCCGGCTACTGCGAAGCAGCCAGCGACACCCGCTACAACAGCGTCGTCTGCGTGAGCGGGGACGGCGTCCTCGGCAACCACCGCAAGGTCCACCAGCCTCTCAGCGAGGATGCCAGCTACTCCTCCGGCGACCGCTTCCGCGCTTTCGACACCCCGGTCGGCCGGATCGGCATGATGATCTGCTACGACAAGGCGTTCCCGGAGTCGGCGCGGGCACTGGCGCTGGACGGAGCACAGATCGGAGTGTGCGTCTCCGCCTGGCCCGGCGCCCGCACCAACGCGACGGCCAATCTCGAAAACGACCGTTGGAAGCGCCGCTTCGACCTGTTCGACCGGGCCCGCGCCCTGGAGAACCAGATCGTGTGGCTCTCCGCCAACCAGACGGGCAGGTTCGGGTCGCTACGCTTCGTCGGCAGCGCCAAGGTCGTCGACGCCGGCGGCGAGATCCTCGCCGACACCGGCGTCGCCGCCGGCGTCGCCATCGCCGAACTCGACGTCGTACAGGCACTGGAGACCGCCCGCCGGTCGATGGGGCACCTGCGCGACCGGCGGCCCGAGACCTACGACCTTTCCCCAGGAGCAGTCACCGCATGA
- a CDS encoding helix-turn-helix transcriptional regulator: MDGTKEISDFLRSRRAGITPEDAGLPSDGRVRRVPGLRRDEVARLAGVSTEYYTRLEQGRAGNPSAEVIEAIARTLRLDETEREHFTDLLRSGTRTIRRAPARAQRVRPGLHLMLETLDQVPAFILGRRTDVLASNRLARVVLTDFDALPATRRNLARYYLLDPQARERVGNWERIAAETVAILRLEAGRYPHDRQLADLVGELTLQSPEFTGWWNDHRVLRRTHGAKHYYHHLVGDLHFSYESFQAPGDAEQTLCVYNVEPGSETAQALQVLASWTAPEITTPETPRSS, encoded by the coding sequence ATGGACGGCACCAAGGAAATCTCTGACTTTCTGCGTTCACGGCGCGCGGGCATCACCCCGGAAGACGCCGGACTGCCCTCCGACGGACGCGTACGCCGCGTACCGGGCCTGCGCAGGGACGAGGTGGCACGCCTGGCCGGCGTGAGCACGGAGTACTACACACGTCTGGAGCAGGGGCGAGCGGGCAACCCCTCCGCCGAGGTCATCGAAGCGATCGCCCGCACGCTGCGCCTTGACGAGACCGAACGCGAACACTTCACCGACCTGCTGCGGTCCGGCACCCGGACCATACGCCGCGCGCCGGCCAGGGCCCAGCGGGTCCGGCCGGGGCTGCACCTGATGCTGGAGACCCTCGACCAGGTCCCGGCCTTCATCCTGGGCCGCCGCACCGACGTGCTGGCCTCCAACCGGCTCGCCAGGGTCGTCCTCACCGACTTCGACGCCCTGCCCGCCACCCGCCGCAATCTGGCCCGCTACTACCTCCTGGACCCGCAGGCCCGTGAGCGCGTGGGCAACTGGGAACGGATCGCCGCGGAGACGGTGGCCATCCTCCGGCTCGAAGCAGGCCGCTACCCCCACGACCGACAACTCGCCGACCTCGTCGGCGAACTCACCCTCCAGTCACCCGAGTTCACCGGCTGGTGGAACGACCACCGCGTGCTGCGCCGCACCCACGGAGCCAAGCACTACTACCACCACCTCGTCGGCGACCTGCATTTCTCCTACGAGTCCTTCCAGGCCCCCGGCGACGCGGAACAAACCCTGTGCGTCTACAACGTCGAACCGGGCTCCGAAACCGCGCAGGCCCTGCAGGTCCTGGCCAGCTGGACCGCACCCGAGATCACAACACCTGAGACCCCGCGCTCCAGCTGA
- a CDS encoding carbon-nitrogen hydrolase family protein: MSTIRIAAAAAHFGRDLEFDLARITKLIDDARASGAGLLVLPDAALGGYLADLRHPDPEALPPALKPDDPLILQVARLAAEMVVCLGYCEDGGTERYNAAVCVSGDGILGRHRKVHLPAGEVAAYSPGDRFDAFDTPIGRLGMLIDYDKTFPESARSLALDGAEILACLSAWPTSITNRAPRMAQDRQAKLFDLYDQARAAENQVVLASSNQTGTMGGMRFLGQSKVVGPGGDILARTWAKAGLAVAEVDVAEEIDRARRILHHLDERRPDAYRETPS, from the coding sequence ATGAGCACCATCAGGATCGCGGCCGCGGCCGCCCACTTCGGCCGCGACCTGGAGTTCGACCTGGCCCGCATCACCAAACTCATCGACGACGCCCGCGCCTCCGGCGCAGGACTGCTGGTCCTGCCCGACGCCGCCCTCGGCGGTTACCTCGCCGACCTGCGTCACCCCGACCCCGAGGCCCTGCCCCCGGCCCTGAAACCCGACGACCCGCTGATCCTCCAGGTCGCGCGCCTGGCCGCCGAGATGGTGGTCTGCCTCGGCTACTGCGAGGACGGCGGCACCGAGCGCTACAACGCCGCCGTCTGTGTCAGCGGCGACGGGATCCTCGGCCGCCACCGCAAGGTCCACCTGCCCGCCGGAGAGGTTGCGGCCTACTCCCCCGGCGACCGCTTCGACGCCTTCGACACTCCCATCGGCCGCCTCGGCATGCTCATCGACTACGACAAGACCTTCCCCGAGTCGGCCCGCTCCCTGGCCCTGGACGGCGCCGAGATCCTCGCCTGTCTGTCCGCCTGGCCCACCAGCATCACCAACCGCGCCCCGCGCATGGCGCAGGACCGCCAGGCCAAGCTCTTCGACCTGTACGACCAGGCCCGCGCCGCCGAGAACCAGGTCGTCCTCGCCTCCTCCAACCAGACCGGCACGATGGGCGGCATGCGCTTCCTCGGCCAGTCCAAGGTGGTCGGCCCCGGCGGCGACATCCTCGCGCGCACCTGGGCCAAAGCCGGCCTCGCCGTCGCCGAGGTCGACGTCGCAGAGGAGATCGACCGCGCCCGCCGCATCCTGCACCACCTCGACGAGCGGCGACCGGACGCCTACCGAGAGACCCCCTCATGA
- a CDS encoding MSMEG_0565 family glycosyltransferase: MTRLRIALLSYSTKPRGGVVHTLALAEALAATGQDVTVWTLGRSGDTGFFRPVDPAVQLRIVPFPDGPPQETVGERILRSIAVLGDAFEPFSAAYDIVHAQDCISANAVGGRCVRTVHHIDHFTTPELAACHERAIVEPYAHICVSAAVATEVTDSWGIRAAVIPNGVAYDRFATTDPAARADWRSGLGRYILTVGGIEPRKGSLDLLEAYALLRTAHPDVRLVIAGGETLFDYRDYRARWENRATELGVEPVVLGQIAEEDLPSLVAAAEAFAFPSLNEGFGLAAMEALAAGIPLVVRDLPVLREVFGPAARFAATPHDLATELGHALTTDNPARQAAGRDLATRHTWDTAARSHLDFYRALLSATPRSPVGTSSR, translated from the coding sequence ATGACACGGCTCAGGATCGCCCTGCTCAGCTACTCCACCAAGCCTCGCGGCGGAGTCGTACACACCCTCGCCCTCGCCGAGGCACTCGCCGCGACCGGGCAGGACGTCACGGTGTGGACGCTGGGCCGCAGCGGCGACACCGGCTTCTTCCGGCCCGTGGATCCGGCTGTACAGCTGCGGATCGTCCCTTTCCCGGACGGCCCACCACAGGAGACCGTCGGCGAGCGGATCCTGCGCTCCATCGCCGTACTCGGCGACGCCTTCGAGCCCTTTTCGGCGGCGTACGACATCGTCCATGCCCAGGACTGCATCAGCGCCAACGCGGTGGGCGGCCGCTGCGTCCGCACAGTCCACCACATCGACCACTTCACCACCCCCGAACTGGCCGCCTGCCACGAACGCGCCATCGTCGAGCCGTACGCGCACATCTGCGTGTCGGCGGCCGTCGCCACGGAAGTCACCGACAGCTGGGGCATCAGGGCAGCGGTCATCCCGAACGGAGTGGCGTATGACCGCTTCGCCACCACCGACCCAGCGGCCCGCGCCGACTGGCGCTCAGGCCTTGGCCGTTACATCCTCACCGTCGGCGGAATCGAACCCCGCAAGGGCTCGCTGGATCTGCTGGAGGCGTACGCCCTGCTGCGCACCGCCCACCCCGACGTACGACTGGTGATCGCGGGCGGCGAGACCCTGTTCGACTACCGCGACTACCGTGCCCGCTGGGAGAACCGGGCGACCGAACTCGGCGTCGAACCGGTGGTGCTGGGCCAGATCGCCGAGGAGGACCTGCCGTCACTGGTGGCGGCGGCCGAAGCCTTCGCCTTCCCCTCCCTCAATGAAGGCTTCGGCCTCGCCGCGATGGAAGCCCTCGCCGCGGGCATCCCCCTGGTCGTACGCGACCTGCCTGTCCTGCGCGAGGTCTTCGGCCCCGCCGCCCGCTTCGCCGCCACACCCCACGACCTGGCCACCGAACTCGGCCACGCCCTCACCACCGACAACCCTGCCCGGCAGGCCGCGGGGCGCGATCTCGCCACCCGCCACACCTGGGACACGGCGGCCCGCAGCCACCTCGACTTCTACCGTGCTCTACTCAGCGCGACACCGCGATCTCCTGTGGGAACTTCGTCCCGGTGA
- a CDS encoding AraC family transcriptional regulator encodes MSQLAARLQYADSSHFSRDFKKRYSQTLTEYARSTGS; translated from the coding sequence GTGTCCCAACTCGCTGCCCGCCTGCAGTACGCCGACAGCAGCCACTTCAGCCGGGACTTCAAGAAACGCTACAGCCAGACCCTCACCGAATACGCCCGCTCGACCGGAAGCTGA
- a CDS encoding MSMEG_0567/sll0787 family protein, translated as MYLDGSVVVPAVEDPQDILALLGDRSTLARLPAFRIEEAAGASDVAAYRQLRRNAFVHEQGLYAQHDLDSRDTDPRTVVLVAKDPEGTVVGGVRLCPVDDGPDIGWWQGGRLVVARRTRGPHGIGAALVRAACARAETEGVLRFDATVQTRNEVLFRRLGWQRVRDTTVAGTPHALMRWPINRIAAQTAATKAALGPLLAALRAPAVGVAMQDLVGGTLHTAAPTVLGGTGFVGDDGAPVPGTDLIAACDAIVPSMVERDPEWAGWCAVLVNINDLAAMGASPLGLLDAVGARDAAHAARVLAGLARAAKAYGVPVLGGHTQLGVPAALSVTALGRTGRPVPGGGGRPGHAVRLTADLGGSWRPGHRGRQWDSSTHRRTDELRTMTGAVAAARPAAAKDVSMAGIAGTLGMLAEASGCRAVLDVAAVPRPRAVTMGDWITCFPGFAMVTADEPGAPPLPAGPATDAVCGELSEGQGVGLRWPDGEITEAVASTVTGMGTA; from the coding sequence GTGTACCTCGATGGTTCCGTCGTCGTGCCGGCCGTGGAGGATCCGCAGGACATCCTGGCCCTGCTGGGCGACCGCAGCACGCTCGCCCGACTGCCCGCCTTCCGTATCGAGGAGGCGGCAGGCGCGTCGGACGTGGCCGCCTACCGGCAGCTGCGGCGCAACGCCTTCGTCCACGAGCAGGGGCTCTACGCCCAGCACGATCTGGACAGCCGCGACACCGACCCCCGGACCGTCGTCCTAGTCGCCAAGGACCCAGAGGGCACCGTGGTGGGCGGGGTGCGCCTGTGCCCGGTCGACGACGGTCCGGACATCGGCTGGTGGCAGGGCGGCCGACTCGTCGTCGCCCGCCGGACCCGCGGCCCGCACGGTATCGGCGCGGCACTCGTGCGGGCCGCGTGCGCCCGCGCGGAGACCGAAGGCGTGCTGCGGTTCGACGCGACGGTCCAAACCCGTAACGAGGTGCTGTTCCGCCGCCTCGGCTGGCAGCGGGTCCGGGACACGACGGTCGCGGGCACGCCACACGCCCTCATGCGCTGGCCGATCAACCGGATCGCCGCGCAGACAGCGGCCACCAAGGCCGCCCTGGGACCGCTCCTTGCGGCTCTGCGTGCACCGGCGGTCGGCGTCGCCATGCAGGACCTCGTCGGCGGGACCCTGCACACGGCGGCGCCGACCGTCCTCGGAGGCACCGGCTTCGTCGGTGACGACGGCGCCCCTGTTCCCGGTACCGATCTGATCGCCGCGTGCGACGCGATCGTGCCGTCCATGGTCGAGCGGGATCCCGAGTGGGCGGGCTGGTGCGCGGTCCTGGTCAACATCAACGACCTTGCTGCGATGGGCGCTTCACCGCTCGGGCTGCTCGACGCGGTGGGCGCCCGCGACGCCGCGCATGCCGCTCGGGTCCTGGCCGGACTGGCGCGAGCGGCAAAAGCGTACGGCGTTCCGGTGCTCGGCGGGCACACTCAGCTCGGCGTCCCTGCCGCGCTGTCGGTCACCGCGCTCGGCCGCACCGGCCGACCTGTGCCGGGCGGCGGCGGACGCCCGGGACACGCCGTACGGCTCACCGCCGACCTCGGCGGCTCCTGGCGCCCGGGTCACCGGGGCCGCCAGTGGGACTCGTCCACCCACCGCCGAACCGACGAACTGCGCACGATGACCGGCGCGGTGGCCGCCGCCCGGCCCGCCGCCGCCAAGGACGTGTCGATGGCCGGGATCGCCGGCACGCTCGGCATGCTCGCGGAGGCGAGCGGCTGCCGCGCGGTGCTCGACGTGGCGGCCGTGCCCCGGCCGCGAGCCGTGACCATGGGCGACTGGATCACCTGTTTCCCGGGCTTCGCGATGGTCACGGCCGACGAGCCGGGGGCACCGCCTCTGCCCGCCGGGCCCGCCACGGATGCGGTGTGCGGGGAACTGAGCGAAGGACAAGGGGTCGGGCTGCGCTGGCCCGACGGAGAGATCACCGAAGCGGTCGCGTCCACCGTGACCGGAATGGGGACCGCATGA
- a CDS encoding SDR family oxidoreductase, with translation MTGARGNVGGAVLEALLAAGAPVRAMSRTPQYGQFPDTVEMVRADLTAPESFPQALRGVSKVFLYAHPVTALDFAAAARDMGVEHIVVLSSASVISASADDPIARQHRGVEEAVIASGVEWTFVRPGYFATNMLRWQSIRTDRELRTAFPDATTSPVHERDIAAIAAVCLLDDAHKGTAHAVLGAGPSTVREQVAAIAEAINEPVRVVETDVETYRAELSAKLPAFAVDLLIEARGNIPAVPAELARDAVPDLLGRPALTVATWANDHADLFR, from the coding sequence GTGACAGGCGCCCGAGGCAATGTGGGCGGAGCCGTACTGGAGGCCCTACTGGCGGCGGGCGCGCCCGTCCGGGCGATGAGCCGCACCCCTCAATACGGACAGTTCCCCGACACGGTGGAGATGGTCCGCGCGGACCTCACTGCCCCTGAAAGCTTCCCGCAGGCACTGCGAGGCGTCTCGAAGGTCTTCCTGTACGCCCACCCGGTAACCGCACTCGACTTTGCCGCCGCCGCACGCGACATGGGTGTCGAGCACATCGTCGTCCTGTCCTCCGCCAGCGTCATCTCGGCGTCCGCAGACGACCCCATCGCTCGACAGCACCGCGGCGTGGAGGAGGCCGTGATCGCCTCCGGAGTCGAGTGGACGTTCGTCCGGCCCGGATACTTCGCCACCAACATGCTGCGCTGGCAGAGCATCCGAACCGACAGGGAACTGCGCACAGCCTTCCCCGATGCCACCACATCCCCGGTCCACGAGCGCGACATCGCCGCAATCGCCGCGGTCTGCCTACTGGACGATGCGCACAAGGGAACGGCTCATGCGGTACTCGGAGCGGGGCCGTCTACAGTCCGAGAGCAGGTCGCTGCCATCGCCGAGGCCATCAATGAGCCCGTGCGCGTCGTCGAGACCGACGTCGAAACCTACCGTGCGGAGCTGTCCGCGAAGCTGCCGGCCTTCGCCGTCGACCTGTTGATCGAAGCCCGGGGGAACATCCCTGCAGTGCCCGCCGAACTCGCCAGGGACGCGGTACCCGATCTCCTGGGCCGGCCCGCGCTCACCGTCGCCACATGGGCCAACGATCACGCCGACCTGTTCCGCTGA
- a CDS encoding DUF2461 family protein: MRGQFTGWPEQAMDVLWQLQGEPTHAIRERYRADRERLVRQPMIALLNEVADTDPRYEDFSVWHYRTDSWWWQHQGAVIRLGRKIEINLRFSLDGLRIQGAWWYPDPGQVDMFRKAVASEGSGRELSGIVEDVRKKGYDISGDVMKRLPRGYPTDHSRADLLRHRSLIAARPFGCEEWLHTSEAVDKVLSAAADLDALLMWLVRHVKRTT; encoded by the coding sequence ATGCGTGGACAGTTCACCGGTTGGCCGGAGCAGGCCATGGACGTGTTGTGGCAGCTCCAGGGCGAACCGACCCACGCGATCCGCGAGCGCTACCGCGCGGACCGCGAACGTCTGGTCCGGCAACCGATGATCGCCCTGCTCAACGAGGTCGCGGACACCGACCCCCGGTACGAGGACTTCTCCGTCTGGCACTACCGCACCGACTCCTGGTGGTGGCAGCACCAGGGCGCGGTGATCCGGCTCGGCCGCAAGATCGAGATCAATCTACGGTTCTCCCTGGACGGCCTGCGGATCCAGGGCGCCTGGTGGTATCCCGACCCCGGCCAGGTGGACATGTTCCGCAAAGCCGTGGCCTCGGAGGGGAGCGGCCGTGAACTGTCCGGCATCGTCGAGGACGTGCGGAAGAAGGGCTACGACATCTCAGGGGACGTGATGAAACGCCTCCCGCGCGGCTATCCGACGGACCATTCCCGTGCGGACTTGCTGCGCCACCGTTCACTGATCGCCGCCCGTCCCTTCGGCTGCGAGGAGTGGCTGCACACCTCCGAGGCAGTCGACAAGGTCCTCTCGGCCGCCGCCGACCTGGACGCCCTGCTGATGTGGCTGGTCCGCCACGTGAAGCGCACCACCTGA
- a CDS encoding SDR family oxidoreductase — protein MTTNTTSRPLAGRVAVVTGASSGIGEASAEQLASLGARVVVLARRADRLADLVSRIEQDGGNAVAISVDVTDAVAVQRAADRVEAEFGGADLLLNNAGVMLPAPVEELATDQWKQQIDLNITGLMNAIGAFTPQLVKAAAELGVADLINTSSIAAQNIFPNFAVYSATKAYVTHLSRHLRAELGAKNVRVSALEPGIVGTELQSHVTDQGARDWLAGSKDTMEWLTAQDVAETVGFIASLPPRVNLQQVTIMPTGQAA, from the coding sequence ATGACCACGAACACCACCTCCCGCCCCCTGGCCGGTCGCGTCGCCGTCGTCACCGGCGCCTCCAGTGGCATCGGCGAGGCTTCCGCCGAACAGCTGGCGTCCCTGGGCGCCCGCGTCGTCGTCCTGGCGCGGCGTGCCGACCGGCTGGCGGACCTGGTCTCCCGGATCGAGCAGGACGGCGGCAACGCGGTGGCGATTTCCGTCGACGTGACCGACGCTGTCGCGGTGCAACGCGCCGCCGACCGGGTGGAGGCAGAGTTCGGCGGTGCTGACCTGCTCCTGAACAATGCCGGAGTCATGCTTCCCGCTCCGGTCGAGGAGCTGGCGACCGACCAGTGGAAGCAGCAGATCGACCTGAACATCACCGGTCTGATGAACGCGATCGGCGCTTTCACACCGCAGTTGGTCAAGGCCGCCGCCGAGCTCGGTGTGGCCGACCTGATCAACACTTCCTCGATCGCGGCGCAGAACATCTTCCCGAACTTCGCCGTCTACTCCGCCACAAAGGCGTACGTCACCCACCTCTCCCGTCACCTGCGGGCCGAGCTGGGTGCGAAGAACGTCCGCGTCTCGGCGCTCGAGCCGGGCATCGTCGGCACCGAGCTGCAGAGCCACGTCACCGACCAGGGCGCCCGGGACTGGCTGGCCGGCTCCAAGGACACGATGGAGTGGCTCACGGCGCAGGACGTCGCGGAGACCGTCGGCTTCATCGCCTCGCTGCCGCCGCGAGTGAACCTCCAGCAGGTCACCATCATGCCCACCGGCCAGGCTGCCTGA